One region of Arthrobacter sp. StoSoilB22 genomic DNA includes:
- a CDS encoding NADP-dependent oxidoreductase: MKAFVLSQYKEPLQQQDVPEPVLGDHDVLVEVHAAGLNQLDEKIRLGVFKQILPYKLPQILGHDVAGVVLKVGAKVQSFEPGDEVFARPGNDRIGTFAERVAVAEEDLAIKPATISMEEAGSLPLVALTAWQALVQRGNVGPGQNVLIHAGAGGVGSIAIQLATYLGATVATTVSAGNKDFVRDLGADVVIDYRTEDFTEILSDYDLVLDSLGGENLERSLQVLKKGGRAIGIAGPPDAGFARQLGGNPVLLGLMTLLSSGIRRKARRLGVTYEFLFMRANGGQLREIAALIDAGDIKPVVGRVVPFDQTADVLAALDNGGVRGKTVVSHL; this comes from the coding sequence ATGAAAGCCTTCGTCCTCAGCCAGTACAAGGAACCCCTTCAGCAGCAGGACGTCCCCGAGCCCGTGCTCGGAGACCACGATGTGCTGGTGGAGGTCCACGCGGCAGGCCTCAACCAGCTGGACGAGAAAATTCGGTTGGGAGTGTTCAAGCAGATCCTCCCGTACAAACTGCCGCAGATACTGGGCCACGACGTTGCCGGTGTGGTCCTGAAGGTCGGGGCAAAGGTTCAGTCCTTCGAGCCCGGCGACGAAGTATTCGCACGCCCGGGAAATGACCGAATCGGGACTTTCGCGGAGCGGGTGGCCGTTGCCGAGGAAGACCTTGCCATCAAACCGGCCACCATCAGCATGGAAGAGGCCGGCTCGCTTCCATTGGTGGCGTTGACTGCCTGGCAAGCGCTGGTGCAGCGGGGCAATGTTGGCCCCGGGCAGAACGTACTCATCCATGCTGGAGCCGGGGGAGTAGGGTCCATTGCCATCCAGCTGGCCACGTATCTCGGGGCGACGGTGGCCACTACTGTCAGCGCCGGAAACAAGGACTTCGTCCGGGACCTTGGCGCGGACGTGGTGATCGACTACCGGACTGAGGATTTCACGGAAATTCTGAGTGACTATGACCTCGTCCTGGATAGCCTCGGTGGCGAAAACCTGGAGCGGTCTCTGCAGGTTCTGAAGAAGGGTGGCCGGGCCATTGGCATCGCCGGCCCGCCGGATGCCGGTTTCGCCCGACAGCTGGGCGGAAACCCGGTTCTGCTGGGGTTGATGACCCTGCTCAGCTCGGGGATCCGGCGCAAAGCCCGCCGTCTGGGAGTCACGTACGAGTTCCTCTTCATGCGCGCTAATGGTGGCCAGTTGAGGGAAATCGCAGCACTCATCGACGCCGGAGACATCAAGCCAGTGGTGGGACGTGTGGTGCCTTTCGACCAGACGGCCGATGTACTTGCGGCCCTCGACAACGGCGGCGTCCGCGGTAAGACCGTTGTCAGCCATCTCTAA
- a CDS encoding alpha/beta hydrolase → MSSEQQSYLQVPAKTLTANGVSYAYREMGPKGGVPVVFLIHLAGTMDNWDPSIIDPIAEKHHVITFSNRGVGATTGSVPDSIEAMADDAAAFIQALGYPAVDLFGFSLGGMIAQSLVVKHPGLVRKLVLAGTGPAGGEGIQKIMGTTYFDVVRGALTRQDPKEFLFFNRNAAGKPAARAFMNRLNQRTTNREAPISLKAFQTQLKAIRRWGVSPSADLGVINQPTLIANGNNDRMVPSVLSSDMHRRIPGSELVIYPDSGHGGIFQFHDRFVPVALEFLGR, encoded by the coding sequence ATGAGCAGTGAACAGCAGTCGTATTTACAGGTGCCCGCGAAGACGCTGACAGCCAACGGCGTCAGCTACGCATACCGCGAAATGGGGCCTAAAGGTGGGGTTCCGGTAGTTTTCCTGATTCACCTCGCCGGGACCATGGACAACTGGGATCCGAGCATCATCGACCCCATTGCTGAGAAACACCACGTGATCACCTTCAGCAACCGCGGAGTCGGTGCAACCACGGGGTCCGTTCCGGACAGCATCGAAGCCATGGCGGATGATGCTGCCGCCTTTATTCAGGCCCTCGGCTATCCGGCAGTGGATCTCTTTGGATTCTCGCTCGGCGGCATGATCGCCCAGTCGCTGGTGGTCAAACACCCCGGCCTTGTCCGCAAGCTCGTCCTGGCTGGCACGGGACCTGCCGGTGGTGAGGGCATCCAGAAGATCATGGGAACCACGTACTTTGACGTAGTTCGGGGCGCCCTCACCCGACAGGACCCCAAGGAGTTCCTGTTCTTCAACCGGAACGCCGCCGGAAAACCCGCTGCGAGGGCATTCATGAATCGGCTCAACCAACGGACCACCAACCGCGAGGCACCCATCTCGCTCAAGGCGTTCCAGACGCAACTGAAAGCCATCAGGCGGTGGGGAGTGTCGCCGTCGGCCGATCTGGGTGTTATCAACCAACCGACGCTCATCGCCAACGGCAATAACGACCGCATGGTGCCCTCGGTGCTTTCCAGCGACATGCACCGCCGGATTCCGGGCAGCGAGCTGGTCATCTACCCGGACTCCGGGCACGGTGGCATCTTCCAGTTCCACGACAGGTTCGTCCCGGTAGCGCTCGAGTTCCTGGGCCGCTGA
- a CDS encoding TetR/AcrR family transcriptional regulator: MQPAPQTLGRRERNKQEKLDRITAAARELFTQYGVDEVTTQQVAEKADVGSGTLFLYAKTKAELLLLVHNAKYAQALDAGVEAAAAEITVLDAVMAIIRPIIECNRVQIENGRTYLREIVFGDPAEPHHAEALSLTMRTEEAIAGVLGRDGQLLARDPAKLARIVSAIMFVSMASSATIDMTDAQVGDEIRDQISVLLGA; encoded by the coding sequence ATGCAGCCTGCGCCCCAGACACTTGGCCGACGTGAGCGGAATAAGCAGGAAAAGCTTGACCGCATCACCGCGGCCGCACGCGAACTTTTCACCCAGTACGGAGTGGACGAGGTCACCACCCAGCAGGTGGCGGAAAAGGCCGACGTCGGATCGGGAACCTTGTTCCTGTATGCCAAGACGAAGGCGGAGCTGCTTTTGTTGGTGCACAACGCCAAGTACGCCCAAGCGCTCGACGCGGGAGTCGAAGCGGCCGCCGCTGAAATCACGGTGCTGGACGCGGTGATGGCCATCATCCGGCCCATCATTGAGTGCAACCGTGTTCAGATCGAAAACGGCCGAACCTACCTGCGGGAGATCGTCTTCGGTGACCCTGCCGAACCTCACCATGCAGAGGCGTTGTCCCTCACGATGCGTACGGAAGAGGCCATTGCCGGAGTGCTGGGCCGCGACGGTCAGTTGTTGGCCCGCGACCCGGCGAAACTGGCTCGGATCGTCTCCGCCATCATGTTCGTCAGCATGGCGTCCTCAGCGACTATTGACATGACAGACGCCCAGGTTGGCGACGAGATCCGGGATCAGATCAGCGTGCTCCTGGGCGCCTGA
- a CDS encoding TerC/Alx family metal homeostasis membrane protein, translating to MTVSPLIWGITIVVILALLAFDYFFHIRKAHVPSLKEAAVWSSIYVGLAIVFGVLVLIFGGAQMGSEYFAGYITEKALSVDNLFVFLIIMASFRVPREDQQKVLLFGIVFSLIARTGFIFLGAALINSFAWVFYIFGLILLLTAGNLLKPGDHGDGQANNFIIRLAKKLFHTTDKYDGDKLFTVVNGKRALTPMLLVMVAIGGTDILFALDSIPAIFGLTQNVFIVFTATAFSLMGLRQLYFLIDGLLDRLIYLSYGLAAILAFIGVKLILHALHENNLPFINDGEHVNVIEITTGLSLSVIIGVLIITVVLSLISPAGKAQTAINNARRHAVDYLDLDYTADANERERIYRALTAEEAQIVQMPLKYRNKAKDVETIREQVAEAHRQHEEFLKR from the coding sequence ATGACCGTCTCTCCCCTCATCTGGGGTATCACCATCGTCGTCATTTTGGCGCTCTTGGCCTTTGACTACTTCTTCCACATCCGCAAGGCCCACGTCCCATCGCTCAAGGAAGCGGCCGTCTGGTCCTCCATTTACGTTGGACTCGCAATAGTTTTCGGCGTCCTGGTCCTGATTTTCGGCGGCGCCCAAATGGGGTCCGAGTACTTCGCCGGCTACATCACGGAGAAGGCCCTCTCGGTAGATAACCTGTTCGTGTTCCTCATCATCATGGCGAGCTTCAGGGTGCCACGTGAGGATCAGCAGAAGGTCCTCCTGTTCGGCATCGTGTTCTCCTTGATCGCCCGTACAGGTTTTATCTTCCTTGGCGCAGCACTCATCAACTCGTTCGCGTGGGTGTTCTACATCTTCGGACTGATCCTGCTCCTCACGGCTGGCAACCTGCTCAAGCCCGGCGACCACGGTGACGGTCAGGCCAACAACTTCATCATCCGGCTCGCCAAAAAGCTCTTCCACACCACGGACAAGTACGACGGCGACAAGCTCTTCACCGTGGTGAACGGCAAGCGCGCCCTGACTCCCATGCTCCTTGTAATGGTGGCCATTGGCGGCACGGACATCCTCTTTGCGCTGGACTCCATCCCGGCAATCTTCGGCCTGACGCAGAACGTGTTCATCGTCTTCACCGCCACCGCGTTCTCACTAATGGGCTTGCGCCAGCTGTACTTCCTGATCGACGGACTGCTGGACCGCCTCATTTACCTCTCCTACGGTTTGGCGGCCATTCTCGCTTTCATCGGCGTCAAGCTGATCCTGCACGCCCTGCATGAGAACAACCTTCCATTCATCAACGACGGCGAGCACGTCAACGTCATTGAAATCACCACGGGCCTCTCGCTCAGCGTCATCATCGGCGTCCTGATCATCACCGTGGTGCTCTCCCTGATCAGCCCTGCGGGCAAGGCCCAGACGGCCATCAACAACGCCCGCCGTCACGCCGTCGATTATCTGGACCTCGACTACACCGCCGACGCCAACGAGCGCGAGCGTATCTACCGTGCCCTCACGGCTGAGGAAGCGCAGATTGTGCAGATGCCACTGAAGTACCGGAACAAGGCCAAGGACGTGGAGACCATCCGCGAGCAAGTGGCCGAGGCACACCGTCAGCACGAGGAATTCCTCAAACGGTAA
- a CDS encoding transcriptional regulator produces the protein MSAPAEHPRHKLNELVHSPVRFSIMAALAKAESLDFKDLRDAIQVSDSVLSKQLSILEKAEFVKIKKSFAGKFPRTSASLTGTGRNVWAAHLQTLREIAGG, from the coding sequence ATGAGCGCCCCGGCGGAACACCCGCGTCACAAGCTCAACGAGCTCGTCCACTCACCGGTCCGGTTCTCCATCATGGCTGCGCTCGCGAAGGCTGAGTCGTTGGACTTCAAGGACCTGAGGGACGCCATTCAGGTCAGCGATTCGGTGTTGAGCAAGCAGCTCTCGATTTTGGAGAAGGCCGAGTTCGTGAAGATCAAAAAAAGCTTCGCCGGGAAGTTTCCCAGGACATCGGCCAGCCTGACGGGTACCGGACGGAACGTGTGGGCGGCGCACTTGCAGACGTTGCGGGAGATCGCGGGAGGCTAG
- a CDS encoding restriction endonuclease fold toxin 5 domain-containing protein, giving the protein MDFSQVCAAGPGASGISVDGLPPLPDPDALDSHGQALAASGNAVHSGVNDAAKTWAGLAGAYEAPEAGQVLTAFNPVFSRSQDLANLTGKTATVLAAYADRARELKQRITTLRAEVHALDELIGGNDDWRSNLKIVDQHRNTMDKASALAQAILDSDATCATALAALTGGQSYAPPTIPRANLNSSTDFISNAFTHVQHYLGADEKLPDLPWGPPNISVRLAGPASAAQGFTSALIGAGQGLHTLLLTTDTAKQALAWQGMFAIGAAALTTKNVIDRGFKDASPEDINAVLTTVNVAKETIHYDEWGTNPGYAIGATTFDVGSMFIGGTGLGIKGASLGGKLGAETAALTKAATLSKGTTSITGATRSVLGEATAAVAAKLTQARTAIWDHGIGTALNKLDTGLAKLNQTLNGPQPAYAGAPHQLPTPVPETAWLAKVDETSAAGAKAKPAPEPFPRIVDQTLGDPALPGRHPDLQPAIGDTDGGPGSWQEPGGRNDKGVPDQIFGTGVTATGPKGYLLEYFIDYVKADGSVGKVEFDGHLWRGHPPAEVYQEIKGNYDLLFRGVYDGRYLRSEAVPTAIREWVQDRVAKQIEALEAKAPGAHLEWIFTQNEDLAKIMDKAVTQYLARNHVSVTVDVKFAPMKG; this is encoded by the coding sequence ATGGACTTCAGTCAGGTGTGTGCCGCTGGTCCGGGCGCGTCCGGGATCAGTGTTGACGGGCTCCCGCCGCTGCCGGACCCCGATGCCCTGGACAGCCACGGCCAGGCCCTCGCAGCCTCCGGGAACGCCGTTCATTCCGGGGTCAACGACGCGGCAAAAACCTGGGCCGGACTCGCGGGGGCGTATGAGGCCCCCGAAGCCGGGCAGGTCCTGACCGCTTTCAACCCCGTGTTCTCCCGCTCCCAAGACCTCGCCAACCTGACAGGTAAGACCGCGACCGTGCTGGCCGCGTACGCGGACCGGGCCAGGGAACTGAAACAACGCATCACCACCCTCCGGGCCGAAGTCCACGCCCTGGACGAGCTCATCGGCGGTAACGATGACTGGCGCTCCAACCTCAAAATCGTGGACCAGCACCGTAACACCATGGACAAAGCCAGCGCCCTGGCCCAAGCCATCCTCGACTCCGACGCCACCTGCGCCACCGCACTGGCCGCCCTGACCGGCGGGCAAAGCTACGCTCCCCCGACCATCCCCAGGGCGAACCTGAACAGCTCCACCGACTTCATCTCCAACGCCTTCACCCACGTCCAGCACTACCTGGGCGCCGACGAGAAACTCCCCGACCTTCCCTGGGGACCACCGAACATCTCCGTCCGGCTGGCCGGGCCCGCCTCGGCCGCCCAAGGATTCACCAGCGCCCTGATCGGCGCCGGGCAAGGCCTGCACACCCTGCTGTTGACCACCGACACAGCCAAACAAGCCCTGGCCTGGCAAGGGATGTTCGCCATCGGCGCCGCAGCGCTCACCACCAAGAACGTCATCGACCGCGGCTTCAAAGACGCCTCACCCGAGGACATCAACGCCGTACTGACCACCGTCAACGTGGCCAAGGAAACCATCCACTACGACGAATGGGGCACCAACCCCGGCTACGCCATCGGCGCCACCACCTTCGACGTCGGCTCGATGTTCATCGGCGGCACCGGACTCGGGATCAAGGGAGCATCCCTCGGCGGCAAACTAGGTGCCGAAACCGCGGCCCTCACCAAAGCCGCCACTTTGTCCAAAGGCACCACCAGTATCACCGGCGCAACCCGCTCTGTGCTCGGCGAAGCCACGGCAGCGGTCGCCGCCAAACTCACCCAAGCACGCACCGCCATCTGGGACCACGGCATCGGCACAGCCCTGAACAAACTCGACACCGGGCTGGCCAAACTCAACCAAACCCTCAACGGACCACAGCCCGCCTACGCCGGCGCACCGCACCAACTCCCCACACCGGTCCCAGAAACCGCATGGCTGGCCAAGGTTGACGAGACTAGCGCAGCAGGCGCTAAGGCCAAGCCAGCCCCTGAACCCTTCCCCCGCATCGTCGATCAAACCCTCGGAGACCCGGCACTCCCAGGACGCCACCCCGACCTGCAACCCGCCATCGGCGACACCGATGGTGGACCGGGGTCCTGGCAAGAACCCGGGGGCCGAAACGACAAAGGCGTCCCTGACCAAATCTTCGGGACCGGTGTCACGGCCACCGGCCCAAAGGGATATCTTCTGGAATACTTCATCGACTACGTCAAAGCGGACGGCTCCGTGGGAAAGGTTGAGTTCGACGGGCACTTGTGGCGCGGGCATCCTCCAGCGGAGGTCTATCAGGAGATCAAGGGAAACTACGACCTTCTTTTCAGGGGAGTTTACGATGGCCGGTATCTCCGCAGCGAAGCTGTTCCAACCGCTATTAGAGAATGGGTTCAGGACAGAGTCGCCAAGCAGATCGAAGCGCTAGAGGCAAAGGCACCAGGCGCCCACCTCGAATGGATATTCACGCAAAATGAGGATCTTGCCAAGATAATGGATAAGGCCGTCACACAATACCTGGCACGCAACCACGTTAGTGTCACAGTGGACGTAAAGTTCGCTCCGATGAAGGGCTAG
- a CDS encoding DUF6507 family protein produces MAVWSVDVGTARAVISSTAGSVSALEEPLTRLRGAVDGIAAAVPSAQVQEALGALIENGVVPATTDVLERSTAALTGTSQAVGFYADGDLAMASTAASSASTVHLPVSALGR; encoded by the coding sequence ATGGCTGTGTGGAGTGTTGATGTTGGCACCGCGCGGGCGGTGATCTCCTCGACCGCGGGCTCGGTGTCGGCGTTGGAGGAACCGTTGACACGGTTGCGGGGCGCGGTGGACGGGATCGCCGCGGCCGTGCCGTCCGCCCAGGTCCAGGAAGCGTTGGGGGCGTTGATCGAGAACGGGGTGGTTCCTGCCACCACGGACGTGCTCGAGCGCAGTACCGCGGCCCTGACCGGGACCTCCCAGGCCGTGGGTTTCTACGCTGACGGTGACCTGGCCATGGCATCAACAGCGGCGTCCAGTGCCTCAACCGTGCACCTGCCCGTTTCGGCGTTAGGGCGGTAA
- a CDS encoding pore-forming ESAT-6 family protein, protein MTTNRIAYDTNVSAQVQSDIQALAAHLETLIAARQADVNQAMADFRADGVDTEYQAVETRWTAAADEVKAIIALVRTTLGTNDETATTAATSARNAVQSIG, encoded by the coding sequence ATGACCACCAACCGCATCGCCTACGACACCAACGTCTCCGCCCAGGTCCAATCCGACATCCAAGCCCTCGCCGCGCACCTGGAAACCCTCATCGCCGCCCGCCAAGCCGACGTGAACCAGGCCATGGCCGACTTCCGCGCCGACGGCGTCGACACCGAATACCAGGCAGTCGAAACCCGCTGGACCGCCGCCGCCGACGAAGTCAAAGCCATCATCGCCCTGGTCCGCACCACCCTGGGCACCAACGACGAGACCGCCACCACCGCCGCGACCTCTGCCCGCAACGCCGTGCAGAGCATCGGCTAA
- a CDS encoding MarR family transcriptional regulator, translating to MMDRDAVDMILDQWNNERPDLDVSSMGVLGRLNRASRLASLDVQKFMNQFGLEPWEFDVLATLRRSAPEAPLTPGRLASLTMIGSAAMTNRVDRLVNRGLVHRETNPDNRRQVLISLTPEGLALVNEVVEHHVENQHKMLEGLSKTERTQLANLLRKFLLTNNDGEPS from the coding sequence ATGATGGACCGCGACGCAGTAGACATGATTCTTGATCAGTGGAACAACGAGCGCCCCGACCTGGACGTCAGTTCCATGGGTGTTCTGGGCCGGCTGAACAGGGCTAGCCGCCTGGCGTCACTGGACGTCCAGAAGTTCATGAACCAGTTCGGGCTGGAGCCCTGGGAGTTCGACGTCCTGGCAACGCTCCGCCGCTCGGCACCCGAGGCTCCGCTCACTCCGGGACGACTAGCCAGTCTGACCATGATCGGTTCCGCAGCCATGACCAACCGCGTGGACCGACTCGTCAACCGCGGGCTGGTTCACCGTGAGACCAACCCGGACAACCGCAGGCAAGTACTGATCAGCCTCACCCCTGAGGGACTGGCCTTGGTGAATGAGGTGGTGGAGCACCACGTAGAGAACCAACACAAGATGCTCGAAGGACTCTCCAAGACAGAGCGGACACAGCTCGCCAACCTTTTGCGCAAGTTCCTGCTGACAAACAACGACGGCGAACCCTCCTAA
- a CDS encoding EamA family transporter yields MSTLATAAKPIGSGLTKASPRDLFITALAPMVWGSTYLVTTEFLPADRPLLAATVRALPAGIVLMLVTRTWPRGSWWFKAAALGALNIGLFFFLLFFTAYQLPGGLAALVMSIQPLFVLFLGVLLLGEKIRLMHLVACAVGAAGVGLLVLRSDASLTFVGVLAGMAGALSMAAGIVLTKRWGRPDGVGLLGFTGLQLAMGGVMLLPVTLAVEGLPGAVTGPNLTGFAYLSVIGALVAYAVWFKGIQRLPTMVVSFLGFLSPLVATALGFVFLGESLSGWQIVGAVLVLGSVGLVQRAGPDSSRQRQVRRKRFGNLSDCSDTYPAGTVGGRSRYRHR; encoded by the coding sequence ATGTCTACTTTGGCGACGGCTGCTAAGCCGATCGGTTCCGGCCTGACCAAGGCTTCCCCACGAGACCTCTTCATCACTGCACTCGCGCCCATGGTGTGGGGATCCACCTACCTGGTGACCACCGAGTTTCTCCCAGCCGACCGGCCGCTCCTGGCCGCAACCGTGCGGGCCCTGCCGGCGGGCATCGTGCTGATGCTGGTCACCCGGACGTGGCCGCGGGGGAGCTGGTGGTTCAAAGCAGCGGCGCTGGGCGCACTGAATATCGGGCTGTTCTTCTTCCTCTTGTTCTTCACCGCATACCAACTACCGGGTGGACTCGCTGCGCTGGTCATGTCCATCCAGCCCCTTTTCGTGCTCTTCCTTGGGGTGCTGCTGCTGGGGGAGAAGATCCGCCTTATGCACTTGGTTGCCTGTGCCGTGGGAGCAGCGGGTGTCGGCTTGCTCGTCCTGCGGTCCGACGCGTCGCTGACTTTTGTTGGTGTGCTCGCCGGGATGGCCGGAGCGCTGAGCATGGCGGCGGGGATTGTGCTCACCAAACGCTGGGGAAGGCCCGACGGCGTGGGGCTGCTTGGGTTTACCGGTCTGCAGTTAGCGATGGGTGGAGTGATGCTCCTACCCGTGACGTTGGCGGTTGAAGGGCTGCCGGGAGCGGTTACTGGTCCTAACCTGACGGGCTTTGCTTACTTGAGCGTGATCGGTGCTCTGGTCGCCTATGCCGTGTGGTTCAAGGGGATCCAGAGGTTGCCGACCATGGTGGTGTCGTTCCTGGGATTCCTGAGCCCGCTTGTTGCTACGGCGCTGGGGTTCGTGTTCCTGGGGGAGTCGTTGTCGGGATGGCAGATTGTGGGTGCGGTGCTGGTGCTGGGGTCGGTGGGTTTGGTGCAACGGGCTGGGCCGGATTCGAGTCGGCAGCGGCAAGTTAGGCGGAAGCGCTTCGGTAATTTGAGCGATTGTTCTGATACTTATCCCGCAGGGACGGTGGGAGGACGATCAAGGTATCGGCATCGTTGA
- a CDS encoding serine hydrolase domain-containing protein has product MVASVLAGCTSPGPSPSRIPSLSPSFGDAEAIASLDYAMQAFMDQDVLAVLAQVRWQPAQPKDRVPVASVTKTMTAISVLKLVDDGLIALDYTVKGFLESFGAGLKPPVPIALRQLLSHTPRMPAYVEAMFRSVDDFVSASNRNLTALWAHQHVALGSANRRAIPVFGIEMTWRWD; this is encoded by the coding sequence GTGGTTGCATCGGTTCTGGCCGGATGCACATCACCCGGCCCGTCGCCGTCGCGGATTCCTTCACTTTCGCCGTCGTTCGGTGATGCTGAGGCTATCGCCTCGTTGGACTATGCGATGCAGGCCTTCATGGACCAGGACGTCTTGGCCGTACTCGCGCAGGTGCGCTGGCAGCCGGCCCAGCCAAAGGATCGGGTCCCGGTTGCCAGTGTTACCAAGACCATGACTGCGATCTCTGTGCTGAAACTCGTCGATGATGGACTGATCGCTTTGGATTACACTGTGAAAGGGTTTTTGGAGAGCTTTGGGGCTGGTCTCAAGCCTCCAGTCCCGATCGCTTTGCGGCAATTGCTCTCGCACACCCCGAGAATGCCAGCGTACGTAGAGGCGATGTTCCGGAGCGTTGACGACTTTGTGTCTGCTTCCAACCGGAACCTCACAGCCCTTTGGGCTCACCAGCACGTTGCCTTGGGAAGCGCGAACCGTAGGGCTATTCCAGTATTCGGAATCGAAATGACCTGGCGCTGGGACTGA